ttaatggacttttgttcaaaacaaGCCCTCTCTACTTCctccttctccataaaataatgttcctctcctttgtttgTTGGATTTGACTGCGGTTTTGCTGCAAGTTTGCTCATCTTGGGTTGCGATTCTCTTTTCTCGAATAAActcatttttgctggtaaaataactggcagttttacttttaaagttaATAGGAGCAAGGGCACTGCAAGTAATATCTCGGATTTTCCACTTTTGTCTAGATCAAACCTTTCACCACCCCTTCATTAAGGTGGATCACAGCACTCACTCTGGCccagagggagggaagacaaAGCTCTGCAGGAGGGGAATCAGCGAGGAGGAGGGACTTCTGGGAGGGGAATGCAGCTCTGCTCAAGTTACCCAGGATCAACCGAGGAGTAAGACCTGAGGGAGCTGCAGGAGGGCTGGAAGTGAATTTGAGTTGAGCACTGCTTTGGGGCATCTTCCCGGTGCCCTTGTGGGGGAGAGGCGGGCCCCTGGCTTTTGGGCGCAGACCTCCAGGGCCCGCATCAAGTCCGAACTGGGCGCCAGCTAGTGCTGCTGCCGCCGCGGCCCAGGCCGGAGGGACCGAGGAGCAGGTGCGCAGCCCCGGGGGCGGCCGCCCACTCCGGAAACAGCCCCGGCCACGCCCACACTGGGCCCTTCAGGCCCCCAGGATCCCAGCCGGCTGGCAGAGACCCCCTTCCCCGCACCGCCGGTGCCGAGGGCGCCGAACAGGTCGGCGGGTCGGGGAGCGTCAAGCAGACTGTGACTTGCACCCGGCCCCTGCCAGCCCCGGGGAATTAGCTAGTGACCAGTCGGCGACGAGGAGCGAGGGGCGGGGTggcaggccccggccccgccccccggccccccctccccgcccagcccTTCCTCCCTGGGCTCCGGGCTCTCGGTAAAGGTGGGAAGAGGGGCCACGTCACTGTCCCCAGGCCGGGAAACGCGGctccgcccctcccgcccccgccgcagCGCTGGGCTCGGATCTAAGAAACaccggccccagccccgggccaGCCCAGTCGCCGCCGCCCGCCCACAAAGCACAGGCAGGTGCAGGCGCTGCCCCGGCGCCAGCGGGCAGAACGGAGCCGTTAGCGCGCGCCGTCGGTGCCTCCGTCCTTCCGTCCGTCCGTCGAGGCATCGGTCGGCCGGCGCGCGGCAGCTCCCGCCCAGGCCCAGCGGCCACGGCCCCTCGTCGCCCCGCACCCTGAGCCGCCGGGCAGAGCCGGCTTTGGCGCGGCAGCCATGTCCATGGGCCTGGAGATCGCGGGCACGTCGCTGGCCGTGCTGGGCTGGCTGAGCACCATCGTGTGCTGCGCGCTGCCCATGTGGCGCGTGACGGCCTTCATCGGCAGCAGCATCATCACGGCGCAGATCACCTGGGAGGGCCTGTGGATGAACTGCGTGGTGCAGAGCACCGGCCAGATGCAGTGCAAGGTGTACGACTCGCTGCTGGCGCTGCCGCAGGACCTGCAGGCGGCCCGCGCCCTCATCGTCGTGTCCATCCTGCTGGCCGCCTTCGGGCTCCTCGTGGCACTCGTGGGCGCCCAGTGCACCAACTGCGTGCAGGACGACACGGCCAAGGCCAAGATCACCATCGTGGCGGGAGTGCTCTTCCTGCTGGCCGCCTTGCTCACCCTGGTGCCGGTGTCCTGGTCGGCCAACACCATCATCCGGGACTTCTACAACCCGCTGGTGCCGGACGCGCAGAAGCGGGAGATGGGCGCGGGCCTGTACGTGGGCTGGGCGGCCGCGGCTCTGCAGCTGCTGGGGGGCGCGCTGCTCTGCTGCTCCTGCCCGCCGCGCGACAAGAAGTACGCGCCCACCAAGATCGTCTACTCCGCGCCGCGCTCCGCCGGCCCCGGCACCAGCACAGCCTACGACCGCAAGGACTACGTGTGAGGGGCAGCGGCGGGGAGCCCCCAGCACCCGTCGAGCTACAGCGCCCCTGTCCGGCGTGCAGCCTCTCTCGGAGACCAACCCACTCCAGACGCCCCGAGCTCTCCCACGGGACTGGGAGGGGCCAGCCCGGCGGCCCCTTCCCCAGCGGCAAGCaacctcccgccccccccccgacccccggcccGGGGCCAGGAGTGGGACCACGGCGCGGGGGGTGGGAGGACCAGCCCGCACGGACAACGAAACCTTGCTCCTCTGGAGCGCGAGGCTGGGGTGGCCGCCGCTGCTCGCCAACCCCGTCGGTGGCCGCGGCCCCAAAGCCCGCGTTGGGCAGGGACCGGCAGGCAGTCTTGAAAAGGGCCAGttgatatttttcaataaaagccTTTCGTTTTGCATTTGCGGGCGCCTCCTTGTCCTGAGGGCCGACAGGGCCTCCAACCTCCCTGCAGAACACCCCACACActcaacccccccacccccacccagggttGGCCTTGGCTGGATTCTGCTCTCCCGTTGCCCAGAATGAAGCTTAGAGAGGGCAGAGGTTGGGTAACCGAGAAAGTGGGGTTGGAAAGGGCTCGGTGCGCCCTAGGTGGCCGTCTGGCCTTCTCACTGAGGATTCAGATGTTGAAGGCCCCGAGCTGGAGAGCCGGGCATGGCTAACAGCGCGCTCGGTGGACCAAGGCGTGGGGGAGGTGGGAATAGTGTGTCCGGGGCCCTTGTCTCTAGCCTGTGCCACCTGGGTTTGTCCTCGGAGTCCTCCCCGGTGCCGCGGAACAGCGAATCTTCCCTGTGCCTGTGAAAGAGCGCATTCAGTGGGATGATTTCATATTTGGAAGAGAACAAAACGTCCTATTGTGTTCCTAAAACACAGCATCAAGAGTAAAGCTGGGCAGGATCTTCTCCCCTAGAGATGAGAAAGGGCCCTCATTCCCTTCCCTGGaccaggagagacagagagagagagaggattcgGGACCCTCTGGCGGCACTCTAGGGCTTGAGTTTAATGAGGCTTGGAAGCACTTGTGTCTGGGAGACAAGCAGGAGGtttaagcagaaggaaagggggcCTGTACCCCAGTCCAGGGAAAAGTGATCCCTTAAGGCTGGACAGACAGCAAGGTGTGAGAGAGAGTGGGATAAGGCCCAGGGGCCCAGAGGAAGCCAAGTCATGGAGTCTCATGTGCAGAATTACAAACTTTGGACTTTATTCCAGTGTTTTGGGAGTCATGGAAGGAGATACCTGGTCAGATTTATGCTCTAAAATATTGTCTCCAGCACACTCCAGAGGAAGTGGGATTCAAGGAGGGAGATGAAGGTGGGGATACCATCTAAGAGGCTCCGCAGCCATCTCTATTGAGATGGTGCAGCCAGAAACACAGCAGGGGCAGTGGGGCCGGGCATGCAGCTTGACCGGGCCTGTGAGGAAGCAAGGGAGCAGGGCTTGAGAAGTATTTGGATAtatggggtgagggagagggaaaaaattagGGTAACTCCAATTTTCTGCCCTAGGTCACTGATTGAATGGCAGTGCCATTTACCAAAACAGGAGACCAGGTTATTGGGGCAAGATGACGTgttaggttttgggtttttttgttttgttttgtttttgtttttttttttgttttttttttttgttttttttttttttgaatgcacAGAGTTTGGCATGCCTGGGGGACCTCCAGGCAGAGACTTCCAGGAAGTGGCAGAACGTATAGAGAGAGCTGGGACTCAGGAGTCGTAAACATGACTGTTATTAGCACACAGGTGGCACCCGAAACCAGGAGAGTAGATGAGGTCAGTCtagaaacaaaagaggaaaaaaaagggtttCAAGAGATGGGCGTTGGTAAGGGTGTCCAAGGTTGTGGAAGTGGTCAGGCCGGACAAGGCCTAAGGAGTAGCCCTGGGATTCAAAGCAGCAAGGTGATCCCTGGTGGCCTGGGCAAGAGGTGTGTGGCAAGCAGAAAAGTAAGTGGAGATGAAAAGTAATATCAGAGCATGTTGACACCATGTGTCCAAGAGCTTTGCTTAAAAAGGgaatctagggacgcctgggtggctcagcagttgagcgtctgcctttggctcagggcatgatcctggagtccagggatggagtcccacatcaggctccctgcatggagcctgcttctccctctgcttgtgtctctgccttctgtgtgtgtgtgtgtgtgtctctcatgaataagtaaataaaaacttttaaaaggggggaggggaatctAGGCCAAGTTAGCAAATTGACAGGGAGCGAGAAGGGACAGGTATTTGGGATTGGAGAGATTTGGGATTATTTCGAAATAGTTATTGTATCTCAAACTTCTTTGCCTGCAGCAAAGCTAAAGCAAAAGGTCCCAGGGGTTGCCAGACTTTTCAGTAGAATGCTCCTCCACTCAGCTCCCCCCCAAATTCCTTAGTTAAGAAATACTGACACGTTTTCACCCTTTATGacccaaagaagagaaaggaaattactATGAATAGTAAGAACATCCCAGCTTTAGGTCATTCTCTGTAAGATTCCAGGAAAGGACgaggggttggggttggggctTTGATTAGCTTTGGGGGAACCACTCTTctagcctgggggcagggggaagaaaaGGGGAGAGTGACCTTGAATCTGAAGAGGAGGAAATGATGAAGCGATCCTAGGGAGACCTGGAGAAAGGGGATGTGGGCTCTGGAAAGGGGGAGGACTCAGAAGGGGTCTcagtgaggggagggggcccCGTGAGAGGGAGGGGCTCAATGGGGGGCTCAATGGGAAAAGGGTCAGAGAGGGAGCAGATTTGGCAATAGGAAGTGAGAGAAGTTTCTCTGGGCTCATCTGGGATGGAACTGGGCAGGGGAGTACCGAAGAGCTAAAGGGGTTGCATCTGCCCTAAACCTCCACAGTCTCTGGCCAGGGGAATGCCAGGGGAGTGTCCGGTTGGGCCAAGTCAGAAGTGAGGGGCACTGAGTGACTTCTCTGTCCCAGAGAGCCCTGCAGGTAGGAGCAAGATTATTCATTCACCACCAGCTTCCAGAAGGCAGCCTGAGCATAATGTCTCCTGGCCACACTAGGGCAGAGCTGCAGCTGGGGCCTGCGGTCAGCCTGCCCACTGCAGCCCACCCTCCAGGACCACCCCAGCCAGAGGATTTTAGCGGAAAAGGGAGACAGACCCTTGGGTGGGtcagcccctcccctggctctctGGTGTCTCCCCGAATCTgggctcccctggggcctccTGGGTATAGTGAGGTATCCTACCCCATCCAATGCTCCCCCAACCACATGTACACACACCCTTGCCTGGCTTCTGGGTCTGTCCTAACTCAAcctgtttttatactttttggaGTTTAGGATCCAAAGA
This DNA window, taken from Canis lupus familiaris isolate Mischka breed German Shepherd chromosome 6, alternate assembly UU_Cfam_GSD_1.0, whole genome shotgun sequence, encodes the following:
- the CLDN3 gene encoding claudin-3 — translated: MSMGLEIAGTSLAVLGWLSTIVCCALPMWRVTAFIGSSIITAQITWEGLWMNCVVQSTGQMQCKVYDSLLALPQDLQAARALIVVSILLAAFGLLVALVGAQCTNCVQDDTAKAKITIVAGVLFLLAALLTLVPVSWSANTIIRDFYNPLVPDAQKREMGAGLYVGWAAAALQLLGGALLCCSCPPRDKKYAPTKIVYSAPRSAGPGTSTAYDRKDYV